The following proteins come from a genomic window of Sphaerisporangium rubeum:
- a CDS encoding GNAT family N-acetyltransferase: MTVVRPGDLGEAEVALWRDLQLSTPTLDNPFLSIEFALAVDRLRSYARVAVVEDAGKVVAFLPFERHSFGIGKPLGSWLTTCHGLIAEPGLELCGRTLLRACGLSVFDFDHMVAGQPTFAPFESAVRPVPIMDLTSGFETYVAHVREHSPKNYKTIRYKERKLAREHGEVRLEWRATDAGTMRTLTAWKSDQYRRTGRVDRFAQPWIVELIEQMHATDTPSFGGVLTMLYAGDTPVAGHFGLRTHHTLVGWFPAYDPEFARYSPGIMHHLHMAEQAASHGLGQVDMGKGGREYKGWLKSGVIHVSEGRVSRPSATAAVHWMGRTPVNKARSIVVDRPSLYRLADRLLKGFGRVRTTLQPDAMEKEPSGAS; the protein is encoded by the coding sequence GTGACAGTGGTCCGGCCGGGGGACTTAGGAGAGGCCGAGGTCGCTCTTTGGCGTGACCTCCAACTGTCCACCCCCACCCTGGACAATCCATTCCTTTCCATCGAATTCGCGCTCGCGGTGGACCGGCTCCGTTCTTACGCACGTGTCGCCGTCGTCGAGGACGCCGGCAAGGTGGTCGCTTTCCTGCCTTTCGAACGGCATTCGTTCGGCATCGGCAAACCGCTCGGAAGCTGGCTGACCACCTGCCATGGTCTCATCGCGGAGCCCGGCCTTGAGCTGTGCGGACGCACGCTGCTGCGGGCCTGCGGCCTTTCGGTGTTCGACTTCGACCACATGGTCGCGGGGCAGCCCACGTTCGCGCCGTTCGAGTCGGCGGTGCGGCCGGTGCCGATCATGGACCTGACCTCGGGGTTCGAGACCTATGTCGCGCACGTGCGCGAACACTCACCGAAGAACTACAAGACCATCCGGTACAAGGAGCGCAAGCTCGCACGTGAGCACGGCGAGGTGCGGCTGGAGTGGCGTGCCACCGATGCCGGGACGATGCGCACCCTGACCGCCTGGAAGTCCGATCAGTACCGCAGGACAGGACGGGTGGACCGTTTCGCCCAGCCCTGGATCGTCGAGCTGATCGAGCAGATGCACGCCACCGACACACCGTCGTTCGGCGGCGTGCTCACCATGTTGTACGCCGGAGACACCCCGGTGGCGGGGCACTTCGGCCTGCGTACGCACCACACGCTGGTCGGCTGGTTCCCCGCCTACGACCCCGAGTTCGCCCGGTACTCCCCCGGGATAATGCACCACTTGCACATGGCGGAGCAGGCCGCGTCCCACGGTCTGGGCCAGGTCGACATGGGCAAGGGGGGCCGGGAGTACAAGGGCTGGTTGAAGAGCGGCGTCATCCACGTCTCCGAGGGCCGGGTCTCCCGTCCGTCGGCGACGGCCGCCGTTCACTGGATGGGCCGGACACCCGTCAACAAGGCACGAAGCATCGTCGTCGATCGTCCTTCGCTGTACCGGCTGGCCGACCGGTTACTGAAGGGCTTCGGACGAGTCCGGACCACGCTCCAGCCCGACGCCATGGAGAAGGAACCCTCGGGGGCGAGCTGA
- a CDS encoding glycosyltransferase family 2 protein, translated as MSPEITTKHNGKSQLGTLRPLPTVDRFTPLTPHMAISPTVSVVIPAMNEAENLPHVFATLPHWIHEVVLVDGNSIDDTVAVARRLRPGLRVVQQRGKGKGDALSTGFAACTGDIIVMIDADGSTDGREIIQFVSALVAGADFVKGSRYASGGGSDDLTFSRRLGNSVLRSMVNRIYGTQYTDLCYGYNAFWARHLDALDLDCAGFEVETVMNIRAARAGLKVHEVPSHERCRIHGESNLRVVRDGWRVFKTIMREWRRPLVPVERMPAERQPAADQGAA; from the coding sequence ATGAGTCCCGAGATCACCACCAAGCACAACGGGAAGTCTCAGCTCGGCACCCTGAGACCACTTCCCACTGTGGACCGTTTCACCCCCCTCACCCCGCATATGGCCATTTCCCCTACTGTCAGCGTGGTCATCCCGGCCATGAACGAGGCGGAGAACCTTCCGCACGTCTTCGCCACGCTGCCGCACTGGATCCACGAGGTCGTGCTCGTGGACGGCAACTCCATCGACGACACCGTCGCGGTGGCCCGCAGGCTGCGTCCCGGCCTGCGTGTCGTGCAGCAGCGCGGCAAGGGCAAGGGTGACGCCTTGTCCACCGGTTTCGCCGCCTGCACCGGCGACATCATCGTGATGATCGACGCGGACGGCTCCACCGACGGCCGTGAGATCATCCAGTTCGTCAGCGCGCTGGTCGCCGGAGCCGACTTCGTCAAGGGCTCCCGGTACGCCAGCGGCGGCGGCAGCGACGACCTGACCTTCAGCCGCAGGCTCGGCAACAGCGTGCTGCGTTCCATGGTCAACCGCATCTACGGCACGCAGTACACCGACCTGTGCTACGGCTACAACGCGTTCTGGGCCCGTCACCTCGACGCGCTCGACCTGGACTGCGCGGGCTTCGAGGTGGAGACCGTGATGAACATCAGGGCGGCCAGGGCCGGTCTGAAGGTTCACGAGGTGCCGAGTCACGAGCGGTGCCGCATCCACGGCGAGAGCAACCTGCGTGTCGTGCGCGACGGCTGGCGTGTGTTCAAGACGATCATGCGCGAGTGGCGGCGTCCCCTGGTCCCGGTCGAGCGCATGCCGGCCGAGCGTCAGCCCGCCGCGGACCAAGGCGCGGCGTAA
- a CDS encoding glycosyltransferase family 2 protein, with translation MRISVVICVYTEDRWDDIGAAVRSVRGQRRPPEELILVVDHNPDLHLRLKREYTDAIVVENTHAQGLSGGKNTGTETATGDVVAFLDDDAVADAGWLEAFEQAMSERRGANPAVVGVGGLTEPLWGTGARPRWFPEEFDWTVGCTYRGLAAERKPIRNVMGGNAAFRREAVLSVGGFHSGLGRSVQGRKSRPLGCEETEFCIRLAQRRPGSIMMFEPDAMIGHRVPAARATFRYFRSRCYAEGLSKALVARSVGAGDGLSSERAHAFKTLPMGVLRGAGEALRGDPAGLARAGAIVVGLAWTTWGYAVGSARLRLRGSRADTPDHQEQ, from the coding sequence ATGAGGATCTCCGTCGTCATCTGTGTCTACACCGAGGACCGGTGGGACGACATCGGCGCGGCCGTGCGCTCCGTGCGCGGTCAGCGGCGTCCGCCGGAGGAGCTCATCCTCGTCGTCGACCACAACCCCGATCTGCACCTGCGGCTCAAGCGTGAGTACACCGACGCGATCGTCGTCGAGAACACCCACGCTCAGGGGTTGTCCGGCGGTAAGAACACCGGGACGGAGACCGCGACGGGTGACGTCGTGGCGTTCCTCGATGACGACGCGGTGGCGGACGCCGGGTGGCTGGAGGCGTTCGAGCAGGCCATGTCAGAACGGCGAGGCGCCAACCCGGCCGTCGTGGGGGTCGGCGGGCTGACCGAGCCGCTCTGGGGCACGGGTGCACGTCCGCGGTGGTTCCCCGAGGAGTTCGACTGGACCGTCGGGTGCACCTACCGGGGCCTGGCGGCGGAACGCAAACCCATACGCAACGTCATGGGGGGGAACGCCGCGTTCCGCCGTGAGGCCGTCCTGTCGGTCGGCGGGTTCCACTCGGGTCTCGGCCGCAGCGTGCAGGGACGCAAGAGCCGTCCCCTCGGCTGTGAGGAGACCGAGTTCTGCATCAGGCTCGCTCAGCGCAGGCCCGGCTCGATCATGATGTTCGAGCCGGACGCGATGATCGGCCACCGGGTCCCCGCCGCGCGGGCCACGTTCCGTTACTTCCGTTCCCGCTGCTACGCCGAGGGCCTGTCCAAGGCGCTGGTGGCGCGGAGCGTCGGCGCGGGGGACGGGTTGTCGAGCGAGCGGGCCCACGCGTTCAAGACATTGCCCATGGGTGTGCTGCGCGGAGCCGGTGAGGCACTGCGAGGAGACCCCGCGGGCCTGGCCAGGGCCGGCGCGATCGTCGTCGGGCTGGCCTGGACCACCTGGGGGTACGCGGTCGGGTCGGCCCGGCTGCGGCTGCGCGGAAGCCGTGCGGACACCCCGGACCACCAGGAACAGTGA
- a CDS encoding polysaccharide deacetylase family protein, with protein MRVPILMYHSVSDRPNGATRPLAVRPSMFESQMTYLKDRGFTPLTLGDLVASLYGTGGAPEPERPVVVTFDDGYADFHAEALPVLDRVGFPATVFVTSGWLDDAGPDAAGRPLDRMLSWSQVREAASCGVEIAGHSHSHPQLDQLPESDLRQELRRNKGLLEDKVGRPVATMAYPYGYSSARVRREVRKAGYWAACAVANALADDGADVMALPRLTVGRSTTMDRFRRAVEGRGVPMIYLKERALTKGYAVVRRTRYGLRHMAGRE; from the coding sequence ATGCGTGTTCCCATCCTGATGTACCACTCGGTCAGCGACCGGCCGAACGGCGCGACGAGGCCGCTCGCGGTCCGTCCGTCGATGTTCGAGTCACAGATGACGTACCTGAAGGACCGAGGCTTCACGCCGCTCACCCTCGGCGATCTCGTCGCCTCCCTGTACGGCACCGGCGGCGCGCCTGAGCCCGAGCGGCCGGTCGTGGTGACGTTCGACGACGGGTACGCCGACTTCCACGCCGAGGCGCTGCCGGTGCTGGACCGCGTCGGCTTCCCCGCCACGGTGTTCGTGACGAGCGGGTGGCTCGACGACGCCGGTCCCGACGCCGCGGGCCGGCCGCTGGACCGCATGCTGAGCTGGAGCCAGGTCCGCGAGGCGGCGTCGTGCGGCGTCGAGATCGCCGGCCACAGCCACAGCCATCCGCAGCTCGACCAGTTGCCGGAGTCCGACCTGCGCCAGGAGTTACGCCGCAACAAGGGGCTGCTGGAGGACAAGGTCGGCCGTCCGGTCGCCACCATGGCGTACCCGTACGGCTACTCCAGCGCGCGGGTGCGCCGCGAGGTGCGCAAGGCCGGGTACTGGGCCGCCTGCGCGGTGGCGAACGCGCTCGCCGACGACGGCGCCGACGTGATGGCGCTGCCGCGTCTCACCGTGGGCCGGTCCACCACCATGGACCGTTTCCGCCGAGCGGTCGAGGGTCGCGGCGTACCGATGATCTACCTGAAGGAACGCGCTCTGACGAAGGGATACGCGGTGGTGCGCCGGACACGGTACGGTCTGCGCCACATGGCAGGCCGTGAGTGA
- a CDS encoding lipopolysaccharide biosynthesis protein: MSTRGGDAALGTTAAHDEPGRPDERGTDGRLAVLRRRLLRDLRNPLFLNGYALMANTGLTAVLGMGYWLLAARMYSPEDFGRSQALITAMRLFAGLIALGLTGALARFVPIAGRRTGALIGRGYLVATLTAVAAAVGFLLTLPVWGENYATLAGVGPGVFFVASVAIWCVFTLQDVVLAGLRKAVWVPVNSLCFGLIKMGLLVALAGALPDDGIYVSWIIPTALALIPVNLFIFGVLVPRHARRAAPAGTSPPKLREVGRFLAGDYPGAFSILAIVYFLPVYVASRISGEMFGYFAMAQTLGAMIELLAINMATSLTVEGSSDRSRLAANCKQAMRRSYLIIAPVSLVTFAAAPLILSVFGPGFAEHGTLLLRLMALAVLPRVLIEIYLSGTRAEGRPRTLAVVQIGLAVLVLTSSVLLLPVAGGAAVGYGLLFSEILVALLILPGLRRILSRTGPPGPANAREAAEAASWST, encoded by the coding sequence GTGTCGACGAGGGGGGGTGACGCGGCCTTGGGTACGACCGCCGCGCACGACGAGCCGGGACGGCCGGACGAGCGCGGGACGGACGGACGGCTGGCGGTGCTGCGGCGCCGCCTGCTTCGCGATCTACGCAATCCGCTCTTCCTCAACGGCTACGCCTTGATGGCCAACACCGGCCTCACGGCGGTGCTCGGCATGGGCTACTGGCTGCTCGCCGCACGCATGTACTCGCCGGAGGACTTCGGCCGCAGCCAGGCCCTCATCACCGCGATGCGGTTGTTCGCCGGCCTGATCGCGCTCGGCCTGACCGGTGCGCTCGCGCGGTTCGTCCCCATCGCGGGACGGCGTACCGGCGCGCTCATCGGCCGCGGGTACCTCGTGGCCACGCTGACCGCGGTGGCCGCCGCCGTGGGATTCCTGCTCACCCTGCCGGTGTGGGGGGAGAACTACGCGACGCTCGCCGGTGTCGGGCCCGGGGTGTTCTTCGTCGCGTCGGTGGCCATCTGGTGTGTCTTCACCTTGCAGGACGTGGTGCTCGCCGGATTACGCAAGGCCGTGTGGGTGCCGGTGAACAGCCTGTGCTTCGGGCTGATCAAGATGGGGCTGCTGGTGGCGCTCGCGGGTGCGCTGCCGGACGACGGCATCTACGTGTCGTGGATCATACCGACGGCGCTGGCGCTGATCCCGGTCAACCTGTTCATCTTCGGCGTGCTGGTGCCCCGGCACGCCAGACGCGCGGCCCCCGCCGGGACGAGCCCGCCGAAGCTCCGTGAGGTCGGCCGCTTCCTCGCCGGTGACTATCCAGGTGCGTTCTCGATCCTGGCGATCGTGTACTTCCTGCCGGTGTACGTCGCGTCGCGGATCAGCGGCGAGATGTTCGGGTACTTCGCGATGGCGCAGACCCTCGGCGCGATGATCGAACTGCTGGCCATCAACATGGCGACGTCGCTCACCGTGGAGGGCTCGTCGGACCGGTCGCGGCTCGCGGCCAACTGCAAACAGGCGATGCGACGGTCGTACCTGATCATCGCGCCGGTGTCGCTGGTGACGTTCGCCGCGGCGCCGCTGATCCTGTCGGTGTTCGGGCCCGGTTTCGCCGAGCACGGCACGCTGCTGCTGCGGCTCATGGCGCTCGCCGTGCTGCCGCGGGTGCTGATCGAGATCTACCTGAGCGGCACCCGGGCCGAAGGACGGCCGCGCACGCTCGCGGTGGTGCAGATCGGGCTCGCGGTGCTGGTCCTGACGTCGTCGGTGCTGCTGCTGCCGGTGGCCGGTGGCGCGGCGGTCGGGTACGGCCTGTTGTTCAGCGAGATCCTGGTGGCGTTGCTGATCCTTCCGGGACTGCGCAGAATACTGAGTCGGACCGGGCCGCCGGGACCGGCGAACGCGCGAGAGGCGGCCGAGGCCGCATCATGGTCTACGTGA
- a CDS encoding GH39 family glycosyl hydrolase, producing MESTGRHARRRYVPKGPLALGAGLVALLLVVGILAYGARRGSERADGAPATILATPEPPPVLKSPPVVESWPRWGVTHTQYSADNDTDRAAGRARDLFSRVPMLQNQHIMGWGAGNPQPSPGKYDFRDLDRRVKLMATTDAQPVLTLCCAPDWMKGGSEGRTNWGKIEVAPQREHFDDFAKLAATVAKRYPTITHYMVWNEFKGFWDDVHNSWDAEAYTDMYNRVYDALKAVNPKIQVGGPYVPVDSHVSSANSSDLKGPWGAIDTRPLASIEYWLKHKKGADFIVIDASSATNDKGLVPDEFAALQKFSVLTTWLRQKSGDLPVWWAEWYIAPDNIDWDEPHRTAVQVAAMMEFAKSGAATALYWNPQRRTGDDCPGCMWTPGTGDEMPMAGVLSGFTRWFNAGAKLVDVTVSDQRARVLAVEKQMVIVNTAPEPLSVTVDGKPFELDPYAVEWSDRGQ from the coding sequence GTGGAAAGCACTGGTCGGCACGCACGCCGTCGCTACGTCCCCAAGGGTCCGCTGGCCCTCGGGGCCGGTCTCGTGGCGCTGCTCCTGGTGGTCGGCATCCTCGCCTACGGCGCGCGCCGCGGTTCGGAACGTGCCGACGGCGCGCCGGCCACGATCCTCGCGACCCCCGAGCCGCCGCCGGTGCTGAAGTCGCCGCCGGTGGTCGAGAGCTGGCCGCGCTGGGGAGTCACCCACACCCAGTACAGCGCCGACAACGACACCGACCGCGCGGCCGGCCGAGCGCGCGACCTGTTCAGCCGGGTCCCCATGCTGCAGAACCAGCACATCATGGGCTGGGGCGCCGGCAACCCCCAGCCGTCCCCCGGCAAGTACGATTTCCGCGACCTGGACCGCCGGGTCAAGCTGATGGCGACCACCGACGCGCAACCCGTGCTCACCCTGTGCTGCGCACCCGACTGGATGAAAGGCGGCTCCGAGGGCCGCACCAACTGGGGCAAGATCGAGGTCGCGCCGCAGCGTGAGCACTTCGACGACTTCGCCAAACTCGCCGCCACCGTCGCCAAGCGGTACCCGACCATCACCCACTACATGGTCTGGAACGAGTTCAAAGGCTTCTGGGACGACGTGCACAACAGCTGGGACGCCGAGGCCTACACCGACATGTACAACCGGGTCTACGACGCGCTGAAGGCCGTCAACCCCAAGATCCAGGTCGGCGGGCCGTACGTCCCGGTGGACAGCCACGTCAGCTCGGCCAACTCCTCCGACCTCAAAGGGCCCTGGGGGGCCATCGACACACGGCCGCTCGCCAGCATCGAGTACTGGCTGAAGCACAAGAAAGGCGCCGACTTCATCGTCATCGACGCCTCATCGGCCACCAACGACAAGGGCCTGGTCCCCGACGAGTTCGCCGCGCTGCAGAAGTTCTCCGTCCTGACGACCTGGCTGCGGCAGAAGAGCGGCGACCTGCCGGTGTGGTGGGCCGAGTGGTACATCGCACCCGACAACATCGACTGGGACGAGCCCCACCGCACCGCCGTCCAGGTGGCCGCCATGATGGAGTTCGCCAAGAGCGGCGCCGCCACCGCGCTGTACTGGAACCCCCAGCGGCGCACCGGCGACGACTGCCCCGGCTGCATGTGGACCCCCGGCACCGGCGACGAGATGCCGATGGCCGGCGTGCTGAGCGGCTTCACGCGATGGTTCAACGCCGGCGCGAAGCTCGTCGACGTCACGGTCTCCGACCAGCGGGCCCGGGTGCTCGCGGTCGAGAAGCAGATGGTCATCGTCAACACCGCACCCGAGCCGCTGTCGGTCACCGTGGACGGCAAGCCGTTCGAGCTCGACCCCTACGCCGTCGAGTGGAGCGACCGGGGCCAGTAG
- a CDS encoding GNAT family N-acetyltransferase, with the protein MRISVVHPRELGTSETERWRTLQNADPALDSPFLSPEFTIETGKVREQARVAVLYDGPDIVGFFPFERHPLGIGRPVAAGLTDAQGMVHAKDVEVDPFALMKACGLGVFEFDHLLAGQPLVPVRHTRHPSPVIDLSDGYEAYTEVLKQVSGKTYKSTAYKSRKLQRDFGELRHEYGVTDEAALRTLLDWKTDQYRRTGRTDRFARPWILTLVRNLLRADGPDFGGSLDMIYVDDRPVAGHFGLRTATTLAGWFPAYDTAFAKYSPGLIQHLAMAEKAAAAGIRLIDMGRGEKEYKEKLKTGELWVTEGRIARPTPGAGMHWLVRVPVRKARGTVLANSMLRETADLALKTYGKIRTSIAS; encoded by the coding sequence ATGCGCATCTCCGTCGTCCACCCCCGTGAACTCGGAACCTCCGAGACGGAACGGTGGCGGACGCTCCAGAACGCCGACCCCGCACTGGACAGCCCCTTCCTGTCTCCCGAGTTCACCATAGAGACCGGCAAGGTGCGCGAGCAGGCGCGGGTCGCCGTGCTGTACGACGGTCCTGACATCGTGGGCTTCTTCCCCTTCGAGCGGCACCCCCTCGGCATCGGCAGGCCCGTCGCGGCCGGCCTCACCGACGCGCAGGGCATGGTGCACGCCAAGGACGTCGAGGTCGATCCGTTCGCGCTGATGAAGGCCTGCGGGCTCGGGGTGTTCGAGTTCGACCACCTGCTCGCCGGTCAGCCGCTGGTGCCGGTGCGGCACACCCGGCACCCGTCGCCGGTGATCGACCTGTCCGACGGCTACGAGGCCTACACCGAGGTGCTCAAGCAGGTCTCCGGCAAGACGTACAAGTCGACGGCGTACAAGAGCCGCAAGCTCCAGCGCGACTTCGGCGAGCTGCGCCACGAGTACGGCGTCACCGACGAGGCGGCGCTGCGCACCCTGCTCGACTGGAAGACCGACCAGTACCGCCGCACCGGCCGCACCGACCGGTTCGCGAGGCCCTGGATCCTGACCCTGGTGCGCAACCTGCTGCGCGCGGACGGCCCGGACTTCGGCGGCTCCCTCGACATGATCTACGTGGACGACCGGCCGGTCGCCGGTCACTTCGGCCTGCGTACCGCCACCACTCTGGCGGGCTGGTTCCCCGCGTACGACACGGCGTTCGCCAAGTACTCCCCCGGGCTGATCCAGCACCTCGCGATGGCCGAGAAGGCCGCCGCCGCCGGCATCAGGCTCATCGACATGGGCCGCGGCGAGAAGGAGTACAAGGAGAAGCTGAAGACCGGCGAGCTGTGGGTCACCGAGGGCCGGATCGCGCGGCCCACCCCGGGTGCCGGCATGCATTGGCTGGTCCGGGTGCCGGTGCGCAAGGCGCGCGGCACCGTGCTCGCCAACTCGATGCTGCGGGAGACCGCGGACCTCGCGCTCAAGACCTACGGGAAGATCCGCACCTCCATCGCCTCGTAA
- a CDS encoding DegT/DnrJ/EryC1/StrS family aminotransferase, producing the protein MSPEQLIAARTGRQTVYLPSNRLGLFLALRHWCTPGQRLLMSPISADEILFLVLAAGLIPVIAPVSVLDGNIELARALLSGVDAVLTTNLYGLPDDVRGMAGLIVVEDVAHAAETSVAGQPLGTFGVAGVFSLSKHAGAGSGGVLAVEDAATARRLTAERDLLLRPGVLRKELAGVATSMARRAALRLDMARPAMGLARLLRLTEPREGHRIALRPEELRAALDRAPDLPAMDPWVRADLHDYRDRRRHLARWYQARCLARLPADRPRRLAGVARLAELPTVAPAVLDHADQPLFRVPLLVADRDAALGTLARRGIPTGYLYDPPYDDYAAQFVVPSSDPRPARWWADHVLPVDPMYADRALPVLATLAPAPPPPATPTVPRSRRGTEAA; encoded by the coding sequence GTGAGCCCCGAGCAACTCATAGCCGCCCGCACGGGCCGCCAGACGGTCTACCTGCCGTCCAACCGGCTCGGGCTGTTCCTCGCTCTGCGCCACTGGTGCACACCGGGCCAGCGGCTGCTGATGTCTCCCATCTCGGCGGACGAGATCCTCTTCCTGGTGCTCGCCGCGGGCCTCATCCCCGTGATCGCGCCGGTGTCGGTCCTGGACGGCAACATCGAGCTGGCGCGCGCGCTGCTCAGCGGCGTCGACGCCGTGCTCACCACCAACCTGTACGGCCTGCCTGACGACGTGCGCGGCATGGCGGGGCTGATCGTCGTCGAGGACGTCGCGCACGCCGCCGAGACCTCTGTCGCCGGACAGCCGCTCGGCACGTTCGGCGTGGCGGGGGTGTTCAGCCTGTCCAAGCACGCGGGGGCCGGCTCCGGCGGCGTGCTCGCCGTCGAGGACGCCGCCACCGCGCGACGGCTGACCGCCGAGCGCGACCTGCTGCTGCGGCCCGGTGTGCTGCGCAAGGAGCTGGCCGGGGTGGCGACGTCGATGGCGCGGCGCGCGGCGCTGCGGCTGGACATGGCACGTCCCGCCATGGGTCTCGCACGGTTGCTGCGGCTCACCGAGCCCCGTGAGGGTCACCGCATCGCGCTGCGTCCCGAGGAGCTGCGCGCGGCGCTCGACCGCGCGCCTGACCTGCCGGCCATGGACCCCTGGGTGCGTGCCGACCTGCACGACTACCGCGACCGGCGGCGCCACCTGGCCCGCTGGTACCAGGCCCGCTGCCTGGCGCGTCTCCCCGCCGACCGGCCGCGGCGCCTGGCCGGCGTCGCGAGGCTCGCCGAGCTGCCGACCGTGGCCCCCGCCGTGCTCGACCACGCCGACCAGCCGTTGTTCCGCGTGCCGCTGCTCGTCGCCGACCGCGACGCGGCGCTCGGCACGCTCGCCAGGCGCGGCATCCCGACCGGCTACCTGTACGACCCGCCGTACGACGACTACGCCGCGCAGTTCGTCGTCCCCTCGTCCGACCCGCGGCCGGCGCGCTGGTGGGCCGACCATGTGCTGCCGGTCGACCCCATGTACGCCGACCGCGCGCTGCCGGTCCTCGCGACCCTGGCCCCCGCGCCGCCGCCGCCGGCCACGCCGACCGTCCCGCGTTCCCGGCGCGGCACCGAGGCCGCCTGA
- a CDS encoding PLP-dependent aminotransferase family protein → MPGHVDLPLDLDRGSAVPLAVQLGDQLRAGVRDGALRPGERLPSSRSLARLLGVSRTVVTEAFQQLYAEGWLEGRHGSGTYVTDIPGRVPTAAPATGTSPVPTSGPTSVPVAVPAAGPVRVPPAVRMTGLGEAADEVPVPPGTIDLRPGRPWVRHYDAAAWRRAWRAAGERPPSDLANPYGLPRLRELLAEHLRRARGVPAGPENVMVTRGTAHGLDLIATALLRPGDAAGVEDPGYRAAREVFAARGGRVVPCPVDEQGVLLSGIPGRLRMLYTTPAHQYPLGGRLPIARREGLLAWARRTGATVVEDDYDAEFRYDVAPLPALYGLDPERVVLLGTLSKSLAPDVGVGWLVTTPALLHEIARVRCRLNDRTSGPVQAAVSVLLERGDLDRHLRRMRLEYARRRAAVVAALGGRVRGDSAGLHVFVPLPPDRVEPVVAAAAERGMLLDTTTRHHYGRTRVPGLVIGYGSASLPDVRKGCAVLASLL, encoded by the coding sequence TTGCCGGGCCACGTCGACCTGCCGCTGGATCTCGACCGCGGGTCCGCCGTGCCGCTGGCCGTGCAACTCGGCGACCAGTTGCGCGCCGGGGTACGCGACGGCGCGCTGCGGCCCGGCGAGCGCCTGCCGTCCAGCCGCTCCCTGGCCCGGCTGCTCGGCGTCAGCCGCACCGTCGTCACCGAGGCCTTCCAGCAGCTCTACGCCGAGGGCTGGCTGGAGGGCCGGCACGGCTCCGGCACGTACGTCACCGACATCCCCGGCCGCGTCCCCACCGCCGCACCGGCCACCGGGACGAGCCCTGTGCCGACATCTGGGCCGACATCTGTGCCGGTCGCCGTGCCTGCCGCCGGACCGGTCCGCGTGCCGCCGGCCGTGCGGATGACCGGCCTCGGCGAGGCCGCGGACGAGGTGCCGGTCCCGCCGGGGACGATCGACCTGCGGCCGGGACGGCCATGGGTGCGCCACTACGACGCGGCGGCGTGGCGGCGCGCCTGGCGCGCGGCCGGGGAACGACCGCCGTCCGACCTCGCCAACCCCTACGGCCTGCCGCGGCTGCGTGAACTTCTCGCCGAGCACCTGCGCAGAGCCAGAGGCGTGCCGGCCGGCCCGGAGAACGTCATGGTGACCCGCGGCACGGCGCACGGGCTCGACCTAATCGCCACGGCACTGCTGCGGCCCGGCGACGCCGCCGGCGTCGAGGACCCGGGGTACCGCGCCGCACGTGAGGTCTTCGCCGCGCGCGGCGGCCGCGTCGTCCCCTGTCCCGTGGACGAGCAGGGGGTGCTTCTCTCCGGTATCCCCGGCAGGCTGCGGATGCTGTACACGACCCCCGCGCACCAGTACCCCCTCGGGGGCCGCCTGCCGATCGCGCGCCGCGAAGGCCTGCTCGCCTGGGCCCGCCGCACCGGCGCCACCGTCGTGGAGGACGACTACGACGCCGAGTTCCGCTACGACGTGGCCCCCCTGCCGGCGCTCTACGGGCTCGACCCCGAGCGGGTCGTGCTGCTCGGCACGCTGTCGAAGTCGCTGGCCCCCGACGTCGGGGTCGGCTGGCTCGTCACCACCCCGGCGCTGCTGCACGAGATCGCGCGCGTCCGCTGCCGCCTCAACGACCGCACCTCAGGACCCGTGCAGGCCGCCGTCTCGGTGCTGCTCGAACGCGGCGACCTGGACCGCCACCTGCGCCGTATGCGCCTTGAGTACGCGCGCCGCCGCGCCGCCGTCGTGGCCGCGCTCGGCGGCCGCGTGCGCGGCGACTCCGCGGGACTGCACGTCTTCGTCCCTCTGCCACCGGACCGCGTCGAACCCGTGGTGGCCGCCGCCGCCGAGCGCGGCATGCTGCTCGACACCACGACCCGCCACCACTACGGCCGCACGCGCGTGCCGGGCCTGGTCATCGGGTACGGCTCGGCGTCGCTCCCCGACGTGCGCAAGGGCTGCGCCGTGCTCGCGAGCCTTCTCTGA